A DNA window from Luteolibacter luteus contains the following coding sequences:
- a CDS encoding S8 family peptidase, whose amino-acid sequence MIEKRIRDKELLRYHPDKMIVKVRPEAAAPARAGVRSFGALESASAGLGILQRLERAGVVKAVHSLAGPSRGFEPEVIRRGRTMTAAALETSFAAERQDPSKGGSMLVELSQQSEDELARLRLQLVDDPYVEYASLVPIRYLMLPAKKRPRAGIAATPPATNTLWNLDKILWRQARGRNGFVDADGVSIAVLDSGIDEFHPDLQPVMSSNTMGYPDVPSSSSKDVIGHGTHVAGIIGAAMNNGVGINGVCRCQLHGWKIFDDEPDYDGESYVYWVDPVMYYRALRACIREGIQIVNLSIGGGGEPDQDEKALFAEMVEKGTVVVAAMGNERTIGSPVSYPAALPGVIAVGATDLADRVARFSNSGNHISVSAPGVGIWSTLPTYAGQTGFNVGTSPAGRRVPGSPHKREIDYDEWDGTSMAAPHVAGAAALYLARNPDASPEQVKDALERSADQVPGMRGRDHHPDFGFGRINLEALLAPPAGPSSARKRPARKVAAKKAPARKAAKAAAKKGAARKPA is encoded by the coding sequence ATGATCGAGAAGAGAATCAGGGACAAGGAATTGCTACGCTACCATCCGGACAAGATGATCGTGAAGGTGAGGCCGGAAGCGGCAGCTCCGGCACGCGCGGGAGTGCGGAGCTTTGGTGCGCTGGAGAGCGCCTCCGCGGGATTGGGAATCCTCCAGAGGTTGGAAAGGGCGGGAGTCGTGAAGGCCGTGCACTCGCTGGCCGGTCCTTCGCGCGGGTTCGAGCCTGAAGTCATCCGCCGCGGCAGAACCATGACGGCAGCCGCCTTGGAAACCTCCTTCGCGGCGGAGCGCCAGGATCCTTCCAAGGGCGGATCCATGTTGGTGGAACTTAGCCAGCAATCCGAAGACGAACTGGCGAGACTGCGCCTGCAATTGGTGGATGATCCCTATGTGGAGTATGCCTCCTTGGTCCCGATCCGCTATCTCATGCTGCCGGCCAAGAAGAGGCCGCGGGCCGGTATCGCCGCGACTCCGCCCGCGACGAATACCCTGTGGAATCTCGACAAGATTCTCTGGCGGCAGGCAAGGGGCCGGAACGGCTTCGTCGATGCGGACGGGGTCAGCATCGCGGTGCTCGATTCCGGCATTGATGAGTTCCATCCGGACCTCCAGCCGGTGATGTCGAGCAATACCATGGGCTATCCCGATGTCCCCTCCTCTTCGTCGAAGGACGTGATCGGGCACGGGACACACGTCGCGGGCATCATCGGTGCCGCCATGAACAATGGCGTGGGAATCAACGGCGTATGCCGTTGCCAGCTCCACGGTTGGAAGATCTTCGACGACGAGCCCGACTATGACGGCGAGAGCTACGTCTATTGGGTGGATCCGGTGATGTATTACCGGGCGCTGCGGGCCTGCATCCGGGAGGGGATCCAAATCGTGAACCTGAGCATCGGCGGTGGCGGGGAGCCCGATCAGGACGAGAAGGCGCTCTTTGCGGAAATGGTGGAAAAGGGAACCGTGGTGGTGGCGGCGATGGGCAATGAGCGGACCATCGGTAGTCCGGTTTCCTATCCCGCGGCTCTCCCTGGAGTCATCGCCGTCGGTGCCACCGATCTCGCGGACCGCGTCGCCCGCTTCTCGAATTCGGGCAACCACATCTCCGTGAGCGCACCGGGGGTCGGGATCTGGTCCACCCTGCCGACTTACGCCGGGCAAACCGGATTCAATGTGGGCACGAGTCCCGCCGGAAGGCGCGTCCCGGGCTCCCCGCACAAGCGTGAGATTGACTATGACGAATGGGATGGGACCTCCATGGCCGCTCCCCATGTCGCGGGAGCGGCCGCATTGTACCTCGCACGGAATCCCGATGCCTCACCCGAACAGGTAAAGGATGCCTTGGAACGGAGCGCCGACCAGGTCCCGGGCATGAGGGGACGGGATCATCACCCGGACTTCGGCTTCGGCCGCATCAATCTCGAAGCCTTGCTCGCCCCACCTGCCGGTCCTTCGTCCGCTAGGAAAAGGCCGGCCCGGAAAGTGGCCGCCAAGAAGGCTCCAGCAAGGAAAGCGGCCAAAGCCGCTGCGAAAAAGGGTGCCGCGCGAAAACCCGCGTGA
- a CDS encoding FkbM family methyltransferase: MKVSPYKRFEKAFKRAYLKPLTLIRYGTLHPERAKLHGSDHWIYIDAYDPCARKKVVEEPLRGKVSDNLIFWRDFNRHLQPDLIVDVGLNYGECLFGTDYAENAVFYGFEANPRLIPHLEKSKAEHPAGLRMTITNCLVSDQSADDIPFFVNPDWSGSSSAVKEMNTRPQTLEFKLPARTIDSIVPLDEARGKTLLFKMDIEGYESKALRGFVETLASVSRSVGFIEFDAQYIRWAGQSPEEYLSWLQQRFNTYRVSGIKAKTLKRVTSFDDLPKLHGNAERVHTDLVLIGKQTPDGWLAPEWTITH, translated from the coding sequence ATGAAAGTCAGCCCCTACAAGCGTTTTGAAAAAGCCTTCAAACGCGCTTATCTCAAGCCCCTTACGCTGATCCGCTACGGAACTTTGCATCCGGAGCGGGCGAAGCTCCATGGCAGCGACCATTGGATCTACATCGATGCCTATGACCCCTGCGCCCGCAAGAAGGTGGTCGAGGAGCCGCTGCGCGGGAAAGTTTCCGATAACCTCATCTTCTGGCGCGATTTCAACCGCCACCTCCAGCCCGACCTGATCGTGGACGTGGGCCTGAACTACGGCGAGTGCCTCTTCGGCACCGACTACGCGGAGAATGCTGTCTTTTACGGCTTCGAGGCGAATCCCCGTCTGATCCCGCACCTCGAGAAGAGCAAGGCTGAGCACCCCGCCGGCCTGCGCATGACGATTACCAATTGCTTGGTCTCGGATCAATCCGCGGACGACATTCCTTTCTTCGTGAATCCGGACTGGAGCGGTTCCTCCTCCGCGGTGAAGGAAATGAACACCCGCCCGCAGACGCTCGAATTCAAGCTCCCCGCCCGCACCATCGATTCGATCGTGCCGCTCGATGAAGCACGCGGAAAGACCCTGCTCTTCAAGATGGACATCGAGGGTTACGAGAGCAAGGCGCTCCGGGGCTTTGTCGAGACCCTCGCTTCCGTGTCCCGCTCGGTGGGCTTCATCGAGTTCGATGCTCAGTACATCCGCTGGGCCGGGCAATCTCCGGAAGAATACCTTTCCTGGCTGCAGCAGCGCTTCAATACCTATCGGGTCAGCGGCATCAAGGCGAAGACCCTGAAGCGGGTGACCAGCTTCGATGATCTGCCGAAACTCCATGGCAATGCCGAACGCGTGCATACCGACCTCGTGCTGATCGGCAAGCAAACCCCGGATGGCTGGCTGGCTCCCGAATGGACCATCACGCACTAA